Proteins encoded within one genomic window of Edaphobacter lichenicola:
- a CDS encoding MarC family protein has translation MFNPHAVSLSGLEHSAYVQFSVLALSSIFFLVDPFAALPTFLAVTAGADAARRRKMAWKASVTALVVLSAFAVAGQYIFKMFGITLPAFEIAGGIILLLIGLDMLEAKRSPTQESTEETTEAAQKEDAGIVPLGIPMLAGPGSITSVMVLVGQAQTRWQMVAILVSIFITAMICYLVLGNSDRVARAMGETGVRILVRIMGLLLVALAVQYFVNGMVDLGVINKP, from the coding sequence ATGTTCAATCCCCATGCCGTCAGTCTCTCGGGGCTGGAGCACTCGGCGTATGTGCAGTTTTCTGTTCTCGCGCTCAGCTCCATCTTCTTTCTCGTCGACCCGTTTGCCGCTCTGCCCACCTTTCTCGCGGTGACGGCTGGTGCGGATGCGGCGCGCCGACGAAAGATGGCCTGGAAGGCGTCTGTCACGGCGCTGGTCGTGCTCAGCGCGTTCGCCGTCGCTGGGCAGTACATCTTCAAGATGTTCGGCATCACGCTTCCGGCCTTCGAGATCGCCGGCGGCATCATCCTTCTGCTCATCGGTCTGGACATGCTCGAGGCCAAGCGCTCGCCTACGCAGGAGTCGACGGAGGAGACCACCGAAGCCGCTCAGAAAGAAGACGCCGGCATCGTCCCGCTCGGCATTCCGATGCTCGCAGGCCCAGGCTCCATCACCAGCGTGATGGTATTGGTCGGCCAGGCCCAGACGCGCTGGCAGATGGTAGCGATCTTAGTATCCATCTTCATTACGGCGATGATCTGTTACCTCGTCCTCGGGAATTCGGATCGCGTCGCTCGCGCTATGGGAGAGACCGGCGTCCGAATCCTGGTCCGCATCATGGGCCTGCTGTTGGTTGCCCTCGCAGTGCAATACTTTGTGAACGGCATGGTCGATCTCGGTGTGATCAACAAGCCGTAA